A part of Odontesthes bonariensis isolate fOdoBon6 chromosome 23, fOdoBon6.hap1, whole genome shotgun sequence genomic DNA contains:
- the zdhhc4 gene encoding palmitoyltransferase ZDHHC4, producing MDFLTLFTIYVAVVLTCIFLVCKYSGQQQSPFNVLLNHVSKVVAPFTPQWLQKFSHWVLHRLFHQRNNVFIYLHILLEGTVYAEFSYEVFGFCREMDTTLTSLSVPYVLLVIKTFFFYLCIKTDPGTVTKNKVSGPLHIYPYDRRLFHPGVSCPTCQLVKPARSKHCRVCNRCVQRFDHHCVWVNNCIGAQNTRHFLLYLFSVCAMAGDMALLTGDMLLHAVLRSGLLRATYIDEYGQQQTAGPLFVVQHLFLTFPRIVFMLGFLIFVFFLLAGYALFHSYLALVNQTSNEWYKSRGYFCQHCRPTATADHLCSPVPDHSKRHYYSRGLLRNLGEIFFPPRTVRKKDS from the exons ATGGATTTCCTCACTCTGTTTACTATCTACGTCGCTGTAGTGCTAACCTGCATATTTCTAGTCTGTAAATATTCAGGCCAGCAGCAAAGCCCCTTTAATGTACTGCTTAACCATGTCTCAAAG GTGGTCGCACCGTTTACGCCACAGTGGCTCCAAAAGTTTTCACACTGGGTCTTGCACAGGCTGTTTCATCAAAG GAACAACGTGTTCATTTACCTGCACATCCTGTTGGAGGGCACTGTGTATGCAGAGTTCTCCTATGAGGTGTTTGGCTTCTGTAGGGAGATGGACACCACTCTGACCAGCCTGTCTGTGCCTTACGTGCTGCTGGTGATCAAGACCTTCTTCTTCTACCTCTGCATAAAGACAGACccag GCACCGTGACAAAGAACAAAGTCTCTGGGCCGCTGCACATTTATCCGTACGACAGGAGACTGTTTCACCCTGGGGTTTCCTGTCCAACCTGCCAGCTCGTCAAACCGGCTCGCTCCAAACACTGCA GGGTCTGCAACAGGTGCGTCCAGCGTTTCGACCACCACTGTGTCTGGGTGAACAACTGCATCGGCGCTCAGAACACGCGTCACTTCCTGCTGTACCTCTTCAGCGTGTGCGCCATGGCAGGCGACATGGCCCTGCTGACAGGGGACATGCTGCTTCATGCTGTGCTGCGCTCCGGCCTCTTAAGAGCCACTTATATAGATGAGTATGGCCAGCAGCAGACAGCCGGGCCTCTTTTTGTTGTACAG CATCTGTTTCTGACATTTCCCCGAATTGTTTTCATGCTGGGCTTCCTGATCTTTGTCTTCTTCCTCCTGGCGGGTTACGCCCTGTTTCATTCCTACCTGGCGCTCGTCAACCAGACTTCCAACGAGTGGTACAAAAGTCGAGGTTATTTTTGTCAGCACTGCCGCCCAACTGCGACGGCTGATCACCTTTGCAGCCCCGTCCCAGATCACTCAAAAAGACACTACTACAGCCGAGGGCTACTCCGAAACCTGGGAGAGATTTTCTTCCCTCCACGGACTGTTCGGAAGAAGGACAGCTGA